One genomic region from Microcystis panniformis FACHB-1757 encodes:
- a CDS encoding type II toxin-antitoxin system VapC family toxin → MIIADTGFFLALGNRKDKDHSLAIQTIYSQNEALITTYPVITETCYLLLARIGNQAQINFLQGLVNDNFEIFHLQNHHIERMIELMDRYANLPMDMADASLIVLAEHLGHGRILTVDRRDFSIYRWNNTEVFNNLL, encoded by the coding sequence ATGATCATTGCTGATACAGGATTCTTTCTCGCTCTTGGCAATCGAAAAGACAAAGATCACTCGTTAGCCATTCAAACTATTTATAGTCAAAATGAAGCCTTAATTACCACCTATCCTGTTATCACCGAAACCTGTTATTTACTCTTAGCCAGAATAGGTAATCAGGCGCAAATCAACTTTTTGCAGGGATTGGTTAACGATAACTTTGAAATATTTCATTTACAAAATCATCATATTGAACGAATGATTGAATTAATGGATCGTTACGCTAACTTACCGATGGATATGGCAGACGCTTCTTTGATTGTATTAGCAGAGCATCTAGGACATGGAAGAATATTAACTGTTGATCGTCGAGATTTCAGTATCTATCGTTGGAACAATACGGAGGTTTTTAACAACTTATTGTAG
- a CDS encoding RNA-guided endonuclease InsQ/TnpB family protein, with protein sequence MEKAYSFRFYPTPTQESLLRRTLGCVRLVYNKALHERTQAWYEKQERVGYAQTSSMLTDWKKQEELDFLNEVSCVPLQQGLRHLQTAFTNFFAGRTKYPNFKKKHQGGSAEFTKSAFKFKDRQIYLAKCTEPLPIRWSRQIPDGCEPSTVTVRLHPSGRWHISIRFDDPTIKPLPVTDKAIGIDLGISSLVITSDGDKVSNPEHFNKHYRRLRRASKSLSRKQKGSKNREKAKIKVARIHAQITDSRKDHLHKLTTQLVREKQTIVVDNLAVKNMVKNPKLSQAISDVSWGEITRQLAYKCRWYGRNYIEIDRWFPSSKRCSNCGYIAEKMPLNVREWDCPDCGTHHDRDINASKNILAAGLAVSVCRATIRPEQSKSVKAGAKNPSGKKQKPKS encoded by the coding sequence ATGGAAAAAGCCTACTCGTTTCGATTTTACCCCACACCAACACAAGAGTCGCTATTGCGGCGCACATTGGGCTGTGTAAGATTAGTTTACAACAAAGCTCTCCACGAACGAACACAAGCATGGTACGAAAAGCAAGAAAGAGTAGGCTACGCTCAAACTTCTTCAATGCTAACCGATTGGAAAAAACAAGAAGAATTAGACTTTTTAAACGAAGTAAGCTGTGTACCTTTACAACAAGGGTTAAGACATTTACAAACAGCTTTTACCAATTTCTTTGCTGGTCGTACTAAGTATCCTAACTTTAAGAAAAAACATCAGGGAGGAAGTGCCGAATTTACCAAATCAGCCTTTAAATTTAAAGACAGACAAATCTATTTAGCCAAATGCACAGAACCTTTACCTATTCGATGGTCAAGACAAATACCAGACGGATGTGAACCAAGTACAGTAACAGTCAGATTACATCCTTCTGGACGTTGGCATATTTCAATAAGATTTGATGACCCAACAATTAAGCCATTACCAGTAACAGATAAAGCCATCGGAATTGACTTAGGAATTAGTAGCCTTGTGATTACCAGCGATGGTGACAAAGTATCTAATCCTGAGCATTTTAACAAGCATTATCGGAGACTGCGAAGAGCATCTAAAAGTCTTTCTCGAAAACAGAAAGGGTCAAAAAATCGGGAAAAGGCAAAAATCAAAGTAGCAAGGATTCACGCTCAAATCACCGATAGTAGAAAAGACCATTTACATAAGCTAACCACTCAATTAGTTCGTGAAAAACAAACGATTGTGGTTGATAATTTAGCCGTCAAGAATATGGTCAAAAACCCGAAATTATCTCAGGCAATATCTGACGTTAGTTGGGGAGAAATCACTAGACAATTAGCCTACAAATGCCGTTGGTATGGGAGAAACTACATCGAAATAGATAGATGGTTTCCTAGCTCTAAAAGATGTAGTAATTGCGGGTATATTGCTGAAAAAATGCCGTTAAATGTTCGAGAGTGGGATTGTCCAGACTGTGGGACTCACCATGACCGAGATATTAACGCGAGTAAAAATATTTTGGCCGCAGGGCTTGCGGTGTCAGTCTGTAGAGCGACCATAAGACCAGAACAGAGTAAATCTGTTAAGGCAGGTGCGAAAAATCCTTCGGGAAAGAAGCAGAAACCTAAATCGTGA
- a CDS encoding calcium-binding protein, translating to MPVYNGTIYNDFLFGSFGNDTMYGNEGNDSIYGQGGNDYIDGGIGNDYIDGGDGADIIFGRAGNDNVFGGNGSDLLIGEAGADTLSGGNDTDYLFGGADNDVLLGGAGNDFVYGGYGNDILTGGTGADAFFFGSLLEGVDVIKDFQWIEGDVIQISKSGFNASSLSQFNYNSLTGGLSFLGQQFATIENRPAGFAVSFDVQLI from the coding sequence ATGCCAGTTTACAACGGTACAATTTACAATGACTTCTTGTTCGGCAGTTTCGGTAATGACACCATGTACGGGAATGAAGGGAATGATAGCATTTACGGCCAAGGAGGCAACGACTACATCGACGGTGGAATAGGCAACGACTACATTGATGGTGGAGATGGTGCAGATATCATCTTCGGCCGCGCTGGAAATGACAATGTCTTCGGCGGAAACGGTAGTGACTTGCTCATTGGCGAAGCGGGTGCTGACACTTTATCAGGCGGAAACGACACTGATTATCTCTTTGGCGGAGCCGACAACGATGTTCTATTAGGAGGCGCTGGGAATGACTTTGTCTATGGCGGCTATGGCAATGATATCCTCACTGGCGGCACTGGTGCCGATGCCTTTTTTTTCGGTTCTCTTCTAGAAGGAGTTGACGTAATCAAGGATTTTCAGTGGATAGAGGGCGATGTCATCCAAATCAGTAAGTCCGGATTTAATGCTAGTAGCCTTAGCCAATTTAACTACAATAGCTTAACAGGTGGGTTAAGTTTTCTTGGGCAACAATTCGCAACCATTGAAAATCGCCCCGCCGGGTTTGCTGTCTCTTTCGATGTTCAGCTTATTTAA